DNA sequence from the Macrobrachium nipponense isolate FS-2020 chromosome 41, ASM1510439v2, whole genome shotgun sequence genome:
ATGGGGACAGACATATGGAGGCGGCTGCAGTGTCGCTGGAGAGGCTGGTGTTATTGGGGCCTGTTGGGCTGCTCATCTCCGTGGTCACTAATAGACAGGTCAATAGCTCTTGTTTGTGGAAATGTAGTGCGTGACATGAGGTGAACAAAGCAGACTTCAGACTACAATCAACTGTGTTTGTTGGAGGATAGAAAGATGTACATAAATCAGTATACAACACACGAATGAAGTTATGATACATAAAGCTGgaatgctgacattgtaatgctTGTGTTAAGAATGACACATTTAAAAAccttaatatgaatgaaaatatatatacaaaagatgcATGACATCTACTGCTTTCCTTGTATGTGTGTGCTTGGAGCGTATGTCAGATAAGTTCGTTGTGAGGAGATCAGCCGGCTAGGTAAGATGGATGGTGTGTGAGTCCGTGAGCGACCCTCCAGTAGTACAGTATAATTGCAAACCTAATTTTATGTAACCCGACTAACAGAATTCTAGCACTGATAATTACGAAAAAGCAGACGATTCTAGCACAACTAATGCTTGAAAAGTAAGTGAATGTCTCAATGTTTCCACTCAGGTACAGACACTGGACCCGTAAACCCTGTCACTCAAGAGAGTCAGTCGGAAATGGAACGAAAGAAATCTGGAAACTATGAGGAACCCATTTACGAAAACGCTGGAAATAATGAAGATCCTGCAAACACGAATGCTGGACATTATATGGAGCACATGCACAAGAGACATGGAAACTTTCAGGAACCAGACTTAACGAacggagaagacgaagaagaacacATTTATGAAGAAGTCGACACCATGCAAGGACAGTATTCCGCTAGCATTGAACACCAGATCTGCTACACACGTGCACCAAAGATCAGGTTGGACGAGGCCACCAGCGTACTGAAGTTGATACATTTGGATACATGATTCCTGCGCTCAAACCAGGCAACAAAGACCAACGCTATTAAAACTATGATTTAGGGTGTCATCAATTTCCTTAAGACAAGCTGACTGAgatgaattgaactgaattgaatataaaatttacacgaaagaccaagcactgagaccaatgaggtcattaaATGGGACAGACTGATGTTAGCAAAttgcattttactttatttagatGGAAGAGATTATCAACAGAACTTTCCTCCTAAACTTAGGGAGACTGTGACACTAACTGAACTTTCCCACGAAAGTAAACGAGGCTGTTTATTATTAACGGAATTTTTCTGCTGAAGTGGAGAAGAACGACGTTTGCATGCTggaatttgctaaaaaaaaaaaaaaagtaacgaccTACCGGGAAAGAAAATGgcgttttaacattttatttcgcCAGTCGCGTGGAAGAGAATACTATTTCAAAACAGGAATTTATCATTCCTGACTTTGGAATCAGTTGCAATTACACTGCGCACAGCAAGAGGAAATCACATTGAATTCAGCACCTAAAGGTTATGTAAGTCCGAAGCAATCATATAGGAGTTTGAATAATCATAACATTTCTCAAGCAGTGTAtaaactctaataataataataataataataataataataataataataataataataataataataataataataataaattatttcgtTGGTAATGTCTATTTcaacataaaaaatgaagaaaagtttCATAGTacatttaacattaataataggGCTTCCCAAAATGTTTGAGTTATGTATTGTAAGTCCCTAAGGCTTACATTTGTCTTTTTGGCAGTTTTCCCAATATGGTCTCCACTTacaaagatattttgttttgaaaacaaagTATCTTTTGTTTCGAAATTAATGGAATAGCTTTAATTTTCTTGCAGACTCATTCCCTTGCAAGTAGAggtttggtaaaataaaaaatgcgtgAATGAATTTTGCAAGAACATATTAGTGACGTTCTCAGAAagtaattatccatttttttcctttatataatttCAAGGTACCATTACCTGATGCTTCAAGTTTGGTGTCTTTAAATTTATTCACGCTTTTTTAATGCAATATTTTAAGCGATTAATGCTCATATTTGAAGCTCTTAAATTTGTAGTCTTACATTTGGGGTTCAAAGAGTTACCAATCTTTTCTATACTTTAGGACTATATGACGATTCCCACAACTTTGGAGGATCAAACAATACATTAGTTATGTGAGGTTGCATTAATGTTATATTAATATCAAAAGGTGTGAGAACTTTGCAGTGCCAAATTCATGTTCACTCCCAGTTAAGGCTGCATATTAGTTGTCATTTAACATTTTTAAGTTGCTTTACCAaccactattattatataataaatatctaatgtATTTACTACAAAATAATAACCATTATTTTTAAGccaaaacatataataataataataatagtaatttagaTTCAACTATTGTTACTACTCCCCAAAAATTGTTTATTTCCAACGCACGTGTGATTATGTGCTGATTTacaatattactgttattattattatttttgcaacctactataattaattatactgagatgatgttattttattactactgttattaatAAATACTCACAATATtcaaaggatgaaaaataaaaaaaaaagaaaaaaaaaacagtgtacaGTTTTGTAATTACAAGAATTCATTCAAAAAGTTAATATACTGAACTCTCGAGGCTGCACGATTCTCCCTCACAATCTAGAATCTTAGAAGAAAAACGACTGgcgaagtaaaaacaaaaacgcGATGCGGTTTACGAAAATCGAAACCGGACGGTCGCATGAACAAAGCTTTCCTTTTTTGTAAGGAACTTCGCTTGTGGCTTTGTTCTTACTCTTGGTGGCTTTTCCTCTCATTCAGATTGTAAAGAAGAATCctacagattctcgaaagctctgTGTCTATTCACTTTCAAATATAGACGTAGTTAcacaactggatttttttttaaactcatggGTAACATGAATATTATCTTTTAATGATATATTAGTAAGAATTGAAAGTATCTGTTACTTTCactttttaaatgtatttgtagTTACA
Encoded proteins:
- the LOC135212710 gene encoding uncharacterized protein LOC135212710; the encoded protein is MKSRSLQGRRINVSSEVPIQWQMFYLPLEAENEVESTAEGEMEDCAFFCVLTIVISCLYVLTLIAAALYIYHLKASATRSQGTDTGPVNPVTQESQSEMERKKSGNYEEPIYENAGNNEDPANTNAGHYMEHMHKRHGNFQEPDLTNGEDEEEHIYEEVDTMQGQYSASIEHQICYTRAPKIRLDEATSVLKLIHLDT